The following coding sequences are from one Bufo bufo chromosome 2, aBufBuf1.1, whole genome shotgun sequence window:
- the PPAT gene encoding amidophosphoribosyltransferase translates to MELEELGIREECGVFGCIATGAWPTQLDVPHVITLGLVGLQHRGQESAGIVTSDGSAVSTYKAHKGMGLVNHVFSEECLKKLNMSNLGIGHTRYSTSGNSALENCQPFVVETLHGKIAVAHNGELVNAAQLKKKLMRHGVGLSTSSDSELIIQLLAFTPPTEEDHSADWVARIKNLMNETPTSYSLLIMHNDVIYAVRDPYGNRPLCIGRLIPVTNEKRVKNPLETEGWVVSSESCSFLSIGAEYYREVLPGEIVKISRDGVQTLDVVPRYRERDPSAFCIFEYVYFARPDSIFEGQMVYSVRRRCGQQLAIEAPVEADLVSTVPESATPAALGYAEKCGIQYVEVLCKNRYVGRTFIQPNMRLRQLGVAKKFGVLSDNFVGKRIVLIDDSIVRGNTISPIIKLLKDSGAKEVHIRVASPPIRHPCYMGINIPTKEELIANRPEFHDLAGYIGANSVVYLSVEGLTSAVREGIKHFKDEQNGLNGTNAHPTSQGHCTACLTGEYPVELEW, encoded by the exons ATGGAGCTGGAGGAGCTGGGGATCCGGGAGGAGTGCGGGGTGTTCGGCTGCATCGCCACTGGCGCCTGGCCCACGCAGCTGGATGTGCCTCATGTCATCACGCTGGGGCTGGTGGGCTTGCAGCATAG GGGGCAGGAAAGTGCAGGCATTGTGACCAGTGATGGAAGTGCTGTATCCACATATAAAGCACATAAG GGTATGGGTCTAGTCAACCACGTGTTCAGTGAGGAGTGTCTGAAGAAGCTGAACATGAGTAATTTGGGAATTGGCCACACAAGATATTCTACATCTGGAAATTCAGCTCTAGAGAACTGCCAGCCATTTGTGGTTGAAACGCTGCATGGGAAGATTGCAGTAGCTCATAACGGGGAGCTTGTAAATGCAGCCCAACTAAAGAAGAAG TTGATGCGTCACGGTGTTGGCCTGTCCACAAGCTCTGACAGTGAACTGATCATACAGCTCCTGGCCTTCACACCTCCTACGGAAGAAGATCACTCTGCTGACTGGGTGGCACG AATAAAGAACTTGATGAATGAGACCCCAACTTCGTACTCCCTTCTCATCATGCACAATGACGTTATTTATGCTGTACGTGATCCCTATGGCAATCGTCCGCTCTGCATCGGGCGGCTCATTCCTGTGACAAATGAAAAAAGAG tgAAGAACCCATTGGAGACGGAGGGTTGGGTAGTGTCCTCTGAATCCTGTAGCTTCCTCTCCATTGGTGCAGA GTACTACCGTGAAGTCCTACCTGGGGAGATTGTGAAAATCTCTCGTGATGGCGTACAGACTCTGGATGTTGTGCCCAGATACCGAGAGAGAGACCCATCTGCTTTCTGTATCTTTGAGTATGTTTACTTTGCTCGGCCAGACTCCATTTTTGAAG GTCAGATGGTGTATTCAGTCAGAAGAAGGTGTGGACAACAGCTGGCTATTGAGGCCCCAGTAGAGGCTGACCTGGTCAGCACCGTGCCAGAATCTGCAACACCTGCAGCTCTTGGTTATGCAGAGAAG TGTGGTATTCAGTATGTGGAAGTGCTCTGTAAAAATCGCTATGTCGGTCGCACCTTCATTCAGCCAAACATGAGGCTACGGCAGCTTGGTGTGGCTAAAAAGTTTGGCGTCCTGTCGGATAACTTTGTTGGCAAGAGAATAGTTCTGATTGATGACTCCATTGTACGAGGAAACACCATTTCTCCCATTATTAAGCTGCTGAAGGATTCTGGAGCCAAAGAG GTTCACATAAGAGTGGCTTCTCCACCAATAAGGCATCCTTGTTATATGGGAATTAATATTCCGACAAAAGAAGAACTGATTGCGAACCGCCCCGAGTTCCACGACCTGGCAGGGTATATTG GTGCGAACAGTGTGGTTTACCTGTCTGTGGAAGGACTCACTTCGGCCGTGCGTGAAGGCATTAAACATTTCAAAGATGAACAGAATGGATTAAATGGCACAAACGCACACCCCACTTCCCAAGGCCACTGTACAGCATGCCTTACTGGCGAGTACCCAGTGGAACTGGAATGGTGA